The nucleotide sequence TCCCGCGTAGGGGGTGAAGGTCTCCTGCGCGGTGGAAGAGCCCAGGCGGCTGGACAGCATGTCGACCAGGGCTTCTCCGAAGGCGATGAGGCGTGTCATGGGCGTGCCGTCTCCTCAGGCCTGGGCTATGGGCGGGGACTCGCGTGCCGGATCGAGCGACTGGAGCGTGGCCACCACGCCTTGCTCGTCCAGCTGCTTGCGCAGCTTCAGGTACAGCTCCACGAAACCCGGGTGCGCCGGAAGCTTCGAGCCAACCACTTCCTTGAGCGACAGGAGCGTCATGGGCGAGGTGCTCTTCATCACCGGCTCGAGCTGGGTGCGCGCGTTGGGCTCGTGGATGGGGTACGCCTCGCCTTTCTCGTCCTTGCCCTGGAGGTAGCGGTCATAGGCGGCGAGGAGGAACGCGACGCGGTGGTAGGGGCGGCCGCCGTCGAGAATGGCGTGCACGGTGGGCAGCAGGAAGCCAGGGATCTTCGAGCCTCCGTCGCTGCACAGGCGCGCGAGCTGATCGCTCACGGCGCGGTTGCCAAAGCGCTCGAGCAGCTTGTCCTTATATGCGGGGATCTCCAGGCCGGGCAGGGACTTGAGCCACACGCCCGCGTCATGGTCCAGGAAGCCGCGCAGGTAGCTGAAGAAGAGCTTGTCGTGCAGCGCGTCGTCCACCCTGCGCAGCCCCGAGAGGAACGCGGGGTAGGAGAGCATGGTGTGCGTCGCGTTGAGCAGGCGGATCTTCGCCTCCTCGTAGGGCGACACGTCCTGCGTGAACATGACGCCCACGGCGTCCCACGCGGGGCGGCCGTTCGGGAAGTGGTCCTCGAGCACCCACTGGATGAAGTCCTCGCAGATGACCGGGGCGCTGTCGTCCACCTGGGTCAGCTCGCGCAGCTTCTTCCGGGCGGCGTCGTCCGTGGCGGGAGTGATGCGGTCCACCATGCCGTTGGGGAAGGCCACCTCGCGCTCGATCCACGCGGCGAGCTCGGGGTCACGCGCCTTGGCGAACGACACCAGCGCGCGCCGGGCCTGGTCGCCGTTGTGGCGCAGGTTGTCGCAGGACAGCACCGTGAAGGGCTTGATGCCCGCCTTGCGGCGCCGGGCCAGCGCCTCCACGAGGTAGCCGAACGCGCCCTGGGGCGAGCTGGGATGCTGAAGGTCGTGCGCGACGGTGGGGTGCTTCAGGTTGAAGGCGCCGTGCTCATCGAGCAGGTAGCCGCCCTCGGTGATGGTCAGCGACACGATGCGGATGTCCGGGTGGCTGAGCTTGTCGAGCACCGCTGCCGGGTTCTCCGGCGCGTAGAGGTACTCCACCATGCACTCGACGACGCGCGACACGTGCGAGCCGTCCGGCGCCATCTCGCTCACGGTGTACAGGCCGTTCTGCTTCTTCATGGCCGCGGCCATGGCGGCGTCCTGGGGCAGCAGGTTGATGCCGCAGATGCCCCAACCCTCCTGGCCGGGCCGCGCGAGGGCGCGGTCGGTGTAGATGGCCTCGTGCGCACGATGGAAGCCTCCCACGCCGATGTGGGCGATGCCGGCGCGCACCTTGCTCCGGTCATAGCCGGAGCGGATGACGGTGGAGGGCAGGCTCGAGAGGTGCGCCTGATCAAGGGTGTGCATGGAGCAGCGGAGTCCTCAGTTGAAGGTAGGGTGGTGGATGGCGACGCCGTTGGCGTCGAAGACGTGGAGGCGCTCGGGCCGCAGCTCGGCCGAAGCGGTCGTGCCCTCGATGGGCCCCACATCGCCCGGACAGCGCACGGTGAGCCGTCCCAGCTGCGGCACGGAGAGGTAGGCGTAGGCGTCGCTGCCCAGCCGCTCGATCATGTCCACGCGGCCTTCCACTGTGCCCTGGCCTGCCGGACCCAGCGCGAGGTGTTCGGGCCGCACGCCCACGGTGAGGCGGGTGCCCTCGGCGACCGTGGGGAGGCCCTGAGGCAGCGCCAGGCGGCTGCCGTTGGCCAGCGTGAGCGAGCCGTCCGTGCGGGTGCCCTCCAGGAAGGCCATCTGCGGCATGCCGAGAAAGCCCGCCACGAAGCGATTGGCAGGGCGGCGGTAGAGCTCTTGCGGCGAGCCGGCCTGCTCGATGTTGCCCGCGCTGAAGATGACGACCTTGTTGGCGAGCGTCATCGCCTCCACCTGATCGTGGGTGACGTAGATCATCGTCGCCTTGAGGTCCTGGTGCAGCCGGGCGAGCTCCAGGCGCATCTGCACGCGCAGCGCCGCGTCCAGGTTGGACAGGGGCTCGTCGAACAGGAAGATGCGCGGCTCGCGGACGATGGCGCGCCCGATGGCGACGCGCTGACGCTGGCCGCCCGACAGCGCGCTCGGCTTGCGATCCAGGTAGGGCTCGAGCCCGAGGATGCGCGCGGCCCGCTCCACCTTCTCGTTGATGAGCTGGGGGTCCGCCTTGGCCAGCTTCATCGAGAACGACATGTTCTCGCGGATGTTCATGTGCGGGTAGAGCGCGTAGGACTGGAACACCATGGCCAGGTTGCGCTTGGCGGGAGGCAGGTCCGTGATGGGCTTGCCATCCATCAGGATTTCGCCCGAGGAGGCCTCCTCCAGGCCGGCGATGAGGCGCAGGAGCGTGGACTTGCCGCAGCCCGAGGGGCCCAGGAACACGCAGAAGTCGCGGTCCTCCACGCGCAGGTCCACGCCCTTGATGACGTGGGTCTCACCGAAGGACTTCGTCAGGGACTTGATTTCGAGTTGTGCCATGGACGTGTTCCGTTACTTGACGGCGCCGAAGGTCAGACCGCGGACGAGCTGCTTCTGAGAGGCCCAGCCCAGGATGACGATGGGCGCGCACGCGAGCGTGGAGATGGCGGAGAGCTTGGCCCAGAACAAGCCCTCCGGGCTGGAGAACGACGCCACCAGGGCGCTGAGCGGCGCGGCCTGGGTGGTGGTGAGGTTGAGCGACCAGAAGGCCTCGTTCCAGTTGAGGATGAGTGACAGCAGCGCCGTGGATGCCAGGCCTCCACGGCTCACCGGCAGCAGCACCCGGGACATCTCCTGGAAGAGCGTGGCCCCGTCCATGCGCGCCGCCTCGAGGATGTCGCGCGGCACGTCCCGGAAGTAGGTGTAGATCATCCACACCATGATGGGCAGGTTGGCGAGCGCGAAGATGACGATGAGCAGGATGCGCGAGTCGAGCAGGCCCGTGAAGCGCGCCAGCAGGTAGATGGGCACCAGCACGCCCACCGCGGGCAGCATCTTGGTGGACAGCATCCACATGAGGAGGCCCTGGGTGCGCCGCGTGGGGTGGAAGGCGAAGGAGTACGCCGCGGGCACGGCCACCAGCATTCCCACCAGCGTGGCGCCGCCACTGGTGAGCAGCGAGTTCCAGGCGAAGTGCAGGTAGTCGTTGCGCTCCATGATCTCCTGGTAGTTCTCCAGCGTGGGCATGAAGAGGAACTCGGGCGGCATGGAGAACGCGCCCAGCTCCGTCTTGAAGCTGGTGACCACCATCCAGAAGATGGGGAAGAAGATGATGAGAGCGACGAGCCAGGCGCCAATCGCTCGCACCGTCTCGGCGGTGCGCCGGCGTTTCTTCAGGTCGGGCATGGGGTGCGGTTCCTAGGCCTGGGTGAGGGATTTGCCAAACACGCGCAGCAGGAGGGCGGCGACCACGTTGGCGAGCACCACCGCCACGAGGCCGCCCGCGGACGCCGTGCCCACGTCGAACTCGAGCAGGGCCTGGGTGAAGACGAGGTAGGGCAGGTTGGTCGTCGAATCCCCCGGCCCGCCGCTGGTGGTGGTGAAGATCTCCGCGAAGATGTTGAGCAGGAAGATGGCCTCCACCATCACCACCACGGCGATGGGCCGCGCCAGGTGCGGCAGCGTGAGGTAGCGGAAGATGGACAGCGGCGTGGCGCCGTCCATCTGCGCCGCCTCCTTCTGCTCCTGGTCCATGGACTGCAGGGACGTGACGAAGATGAGGATGGCGAACGGCAGCCACTCCCAGGTGACGATGATGATGACGGAGAGCAGCGGCCAGTCGGAGAACCAGTTGATGGGGGTGAGCCCCACCAGCTGGAACATCCACGCGAACAGGCCGGACACCGGGTTCATCAACAGGTTCTTCCAGATGAGCGCGCTCACCGTGGGCATGATGAAGAACGGTGAGATGAGCAGCATGCGCACCACGCCCTGGCCCGGGAACTTCGTGTCCACCAGCACGCTGATGAGCACGCCCAGCCCCACGGTGAGGGCCAGGACGCTGCCCACCAGCATCAGCGTGACGAGCAGGCTGTTCAGGAAGCTCGAGGAGGACAGGAAGTAGGTGTAGTTCTCCAGGCCCGCGAAGCCCCGGGTGTCCGGGTCGAGCAGCAGGTAGTTCTGCGTCGAGAAGTACACCGTCATCGCCAGCGGGACGATCATCCACACGAACAGCAGGAAGATGGCTGGCGACGCCGTGAGGCGTCCGGCACGCCGGGATTCGCGAGCGGCTTCACTCATCTCGAGGGCTCCTGGGACGGCAAGAGAGACGGAGTGGGGACGGCGCTACTTCTTGGGGTAGCCCGCGCGCTTCATGGTGCGCTGCACCTGCTCGTTGAGGGACTTGAGCTCCGCGTCCGCCTTGGAGGTGCCCGCCAGCACGCCGGAGAGGCTCTTGCCCACGAGCGTGCCGATGGCCTGGAACTCGGGGATGGTGACGAACTGCAGGCCGGTGTACGGCACGGGCTTGAGCGTGGGCGAGTCCGGGTTGGCCGTCTGGATGGCCTCCTGGGTGACCTTCGCGAAGGGCGTGCTCTTCATGTACTCGGCGTTGGCGTACGTGGACAGGCGCGTGCCGGGGGGCATGGCGGAGATGCCGTACTTCTTGGCCACCAGCGTGCTGTACTCCTTGGACGTGGCCCACTGGATGAAGTCGAAGGCGGCCTGCTGCTGCTTGGAGCTGGAGGGCACCGCGAGCGCCCACGTCCACAGCCAGGAGCTACCCTTGGGCGTCACCTCGCGCGGCGCCTTGACGAAGCCCACCTTGTCCGGCACCTGGCTCTGGGTCTTGTCGGTGATGAAGGCGCCCGCCACGCTGGCGTCCACCCACATGGCGCACTTGCCCGCGTTGAACAGCGTGAGGTTCTCGTTGAAGCCGTTGCTGCTCGGGCCCGGCGGGCCGAACTTGCTCAGCAGGTCCACGTAGAAGTTCACCGTCTGGCTCCACTCGGGCGAGGTGAGCTGGGGCTCCCACTTCTCGTCGAACCAGCGGCCGCCGAAGGCGTTCACCATGGTGGTGAGCAGCGCCATGTTCTCGCCCCAGCCCGCCTTGCCGCGCAGGCAGATGCCGTACACGTTCTTGGACGGGTCATGCAGCTTCTCCGCGAAGCCGCGGATCTGCGTCCACGTGGGCTCCTCGGGCATCTTCAGCCCCTTCGCCGCGAAGAGATCCGTGCGGTAGAAGGTGATGGAGCCCTCGGAGTAGAAGGGCAGCGCGTAGAGCTTGTTGTCCACGGTGAGCTGCCGGCGCACGTTGGGCATGAGGTCGTCCACCTCATACGTGGGCGAGAACTTCTCGAGCGGCATGAGCCAGCTCTTGCGCCCCCACATGGGCGCCTCGTAGGCCCCGATGGTGACGACGTCGAACTGTCCACCGCCGGTGGAGATGTCCGTGGTGAGCCGCTGGCGCAGCGTGTTCTCATCGAGCACCACCCAGCGCAGCTCCACATCGGGGTGCTGCTCGGAATAGGTTTTTGACAGCGCTTGCATGCGGACCATGTCGCCGTTGTTGACGGTGCCAATGGTCAGCGTGGTGGCGGCCAGGGCACTTCCTGAACCGAGCAACATGCCCAAACCCATCAGGGCTGTGGGGACTGCGAGCAGCTTCTTCATGGAGCGACTCCGGGGGGAAGGGGCCACGGCACACGCCAGCTGCGTGCCGGGCGGGTGAGAAAGCGCTTGCAGCGCGAGGCGTACTGCTTTGCGCCCGGTCCATCAAACAAATCCCGGTGGCCCGCGTGATGACGCGGCGCGGCGATAGCTCCTAAGCCGGATTACCGCACGGGTCGGGGGATGGCTGAGCCCGCGACGGTGCGTGCTTCCTCCACCCAGCGGCCCTGGAGGCGGGCCTCGGAGGCCAGCGCCTCCTGCCACGAGGGCCCATCCGGCAACAGGCGCTGCGCGTGGGACAGCGCGAGCCGCTCCAGCGCGCGCTCCTCGCACAGCCGCCGCAGGCCCGGTCCGTCCAGCCCGCACGCCACCAGGAAGGCTTCCCTCGCCGCAGGCCGGATCGGGTGGCGCCGCCACCACTCTGCCTCCGCGCCCTGTATCTCCTCCTCGGTAGGAACCAGCCCCATCGAGCGAGCCCATCCCGCCAGTAAGGCCCGGCGCAGCCCCGCCTCGGCCAGCTCTACGCTGTCCGGCGCCCGCTCCAGCGCGGCCAACACCTGGGAAGAAGGCACTGCTTGGCCTGAGATGACAGACACGTCATCGGCCAGCCTCCGGCGCCTCACGAGCGAGGAGGGCGATGGCCGGGAGGCACCTCGCGGCGGGTGCACAGGCGCTCCCGACCCCAGGAATGCCGCCGCCGCACGGATGCAGGCCTGCGCATCCAAGCGCTTGAGGTCCTCCACGCCTCGCGAGAACCATCCTTCCCAACCGGCTCGTGCCGCCGCGGTCCACTTGGGAGTCACGGCCTCCAGGAGCCGAGGCCAGCTGCGCTCTTGGTAGAAGATTCCCGCTGCCGCCGTCACCAGTGCCTGGGCTTGCTTCGGCTTGAGGACTCGCGCCGCTCGCGCCTGGGCAGCCACGTGACGGACATTGACCAGCGGCACGGTGAGCGGCTGATACCCAAACTCCGCATCCACGTGCAGCAGCGCCACCTCCGAGTCATCCACCAGCACTCCGTCCCGGTACCACTCGAAGATCTGTCCCACGCCCACCATGCCGTGAGCGGACAGCTCCGCAGCGCGCAGCGCTCCCATGCTCGCACCGCCGAAGACGGCCACACCTGCATCCATCGCGGCGAGCAGCTCGTGGTGCCACACGGAGGGCTGCGCCTCGAACAGTCCATCCACCAGCGCGATGGCCCGGGGCCGCAGCGCGAGCGCCCGCCACACATCTCCCTGGCGAGCCGGTGGCAGCACGCGGCAGGAGGCCAGCCGGTGCGCCTCGTCCGCGGGCAGCGACGGACCCAGGAAGACGACGAGATCCTCGGGACGGCGTTTCATAGGAGCTCCGAGATGCCCATGCCCGGCACCACCACGCGTTGGACATGCAGGCCCGGGAGAGGTGCTTCGAGCGAGACGGCGGCAGCCCGCGTAAAGCCCGCTCGCCGGAGCTGGTTCAGCACGCGGCGCACCCCTCGCTCGGGGGATGCACTGTCTCGAGAGAAGTCTGGCATGTCCTGGGGCTGGCGCTTGGGGCGCACCGATGCGCAGACCGTCGCAAAGTCCCGTGCGGCGCTGTGGTCCGCCGCGGCGACATCCTCCCGCGCGCCGTGAATGTCCGTGAGCCGGGATTGGGCCGCTTCCAGCAAGGCTCGCAGCAGCGCGTCGTCTCTCCCGAGTGCGCAGGCGTACCCCGCGGTGAGTGGCACGGGCCCTTGTTGCTGGTCCACCAGCACCGCCGCGGCCACGGGCAAGCCCACCGCTCCCGTGTTTCGTGAAGGAGGCGTGACATCGAAGAGGTACACACCGAACCCCCGCTCCCACAGTGTTCGCGCCAGCGCCGCGGTCTGGGGCGCCCCGCGATCGAGTCCGCTGGGGCTCAGCATGCGTCGCAGGACCGCCTCCTCCGTCCAGCCACCCGGCAGGGTACGGGCGAGCTGATCCCGCTCCGTCGCTTCCAGCAGGGCGTGGAGCAGTGCGCGCCTCGCATCGGGGTGTGCCCCGGAGCCGTTGCTCGTCCAGGCCACGCTGATGGGGCCCAGCTCTCCCTCGGCCGCGGGCGGGCAATATACGCCCTGGGCTGGGACCCACACGGGACGTCCCGTGTGCAGCTCCTCGGCTTGTCGCCAGGCACAGCGCACCGAGTCCGCCCACAGCCGGGGATCCACCCCCCTCCCTGCAGAGCCCAGGGCGTTGGCGCTCCAGGCGTCTCCGTCACGGGCCTCCAGCTCGGCCCGAGTGCTCCAGGTCAGCTGTCCGGAGGGGACGTGCTCCGCCGACCACAGCTCCGCCGTCTCGAAGAGTGCCCCCAGCGCGGCGCTCTCAAAGGTGAGCCCCTTGCCGTTGCAGACCTGGAGCACGTGCCCGCCCGGGCGCACGGCGCAAGCCACTTCCACCCCCGTGCGGTCCAGTCCCGTGATCCGGGCCACACGCGTGACACCCAGGGCCTCGGCCAGCCGGGCTTGAAATACCTGTGAGGTGGCGACGTGTCGGGGAGCGGGCACGGCGCGCAGCTTTAACCCAAAAACCGAGGACTCAGGTCAGCGATCCTCGGTGCCGAAGCGGGGGTCAGCGTCGTCCTGCCGACAGCAGCGCTTGAAGGATCTCCTCGGCATGGGTCCACAGCAGGGAGCCTCCGGCATCGGGGAGCAGATGCCTGCGCGCGGTGGGGATGCGGCGGGACAGCAGCGCCGCATGGTCGGGCGAGTGCACGGTGCTGGTGTCGTGCTCGCCGTACCAGAGGTCGACGGGAACCTGGATGCGGGAGAGCTCGAACGGCCAGCGGCCGAAGGCCAGGGTGAGGTCCCGAGCGTATCCCGTGGATCCCTGGGAGAAGCCTTCCCCGAGTGCCCGTCTGAGGGCGGCCTCGAAGGCGGGTGCGGTGTACACGGCACGGTCGACGCTGGAGCTCGTTCCCGTGATCAGGTTCCACATCATGTCCACGGTCGCCATTCGGGCGAACGAGGCCTCGAACCCCTTCGGATCCGCGGCGACGGTCCCCAGCAGTCCCACGACATTGGGGTGCAGCAGGGGCGAGAGGGTGGGCTCATGGAGATCGTCCTGCCCCGACACCACCGCCACGGCCTCCGGGAGACCGGCTGCCGCGCACGCCAGCGCGAAGGGCGCTCCTTGGGAGAAGCCCACGATTCTGAAGCCCGGCAACGCCAGAGCCTGGGCCAAGTGCCGGATGTCAGCCACCCAGTCGTTCAGCGTTCGCTCCGGAAAAGGATCGGAGGCTCCCAGGCCTGGACGATCCACCGCGATGAGCCGCACCCGCTGCTTGCCGAGGATGTCCGCACCAAAGCCCAGGCTCCTCCCCATGGCCGCACCGGAGAAGAACAGGACGGGGACGCCGTCCTCGGGACCCCACTGGGCCCATCCCAATCCCCTGCCATCGGGCAGCCGGGCTGTTCCGAGGCGCTCGGGTTCTTTGACGCCATAGATCATAGGACGGGCAGCATAGCGGCCGGTTTGCTCCGAGTCCCAGTTCGCTCACCCGTGCGGGCTGTTGGTTGGCTGACGCCAACGCTTGCTTGCTCTGTTGCATCCGGAATGGTGACGCCGCACCTCTGTGCACGGGTGGTCTCGCGGGGGCGCGCATGGGCAAGGCGTGGGTGTGGGGGTTGGTGTTGTTCGCCGTGGGTTGTTCCTCCCCACAGTCTCAGCCATCCGAGGAGCCGCCGCCGCAGGAGCCGCCGCCGGCCGAGCTCCCTCAGCTGTCCGTGGATCCCTACCGCGCGCTGGTGGTGGTCGATGCGTCCGTCGTCCTGGATGCTCGGGCCTCCAATGCAGCCAACGGTCCGTGGAGCTTCCGGTGGCTCATGGAGCAACTCGCGGGCGATGAGGCTCGGGCGCCCCAGTTCGTGGAGGCCTGGCTGCGCTCACTGCGCACCTCGTCGCTGAATGGCTTTGCGCTCGAGGACCGGCGAGGCGTGGAGGTGCTCCTGGGCACGGGTCCCGGTGCATGGCCCCGTACCTCCACGGGAGCGCTGGACCTCTCCCGCGCGCCATTCCGGCTCCTGGCCATCGTGAATCGCATGGACGTCATCAGCTCCGCCTCCTCGAACGGCGAGGGCCGGTTCGTCTTCGGCTTCGTCGATCCCGCCACCGGGGAGCCGGGCCGGATGACCGTTGCCTTCGAGTTCCGGCTGCCGCCGCTCGGGACCTCGGATGACCGCAAGGCCTGGGCCCAGCGGTGGTTCGATGCCGCGCAGCAGCCCTGGGGCGAGGCGTACAACCGGGCCCTCGAAGAGTTGACGCGCGGTTTCTCCGCGAGAGGCGTGGACCCGAACGGCGCGGGCGGCAGTGCCCTCTCGCAGCTGCGGATGAACGAGGCGGCGTTCGGTGAGCTCTGGGAGCTGCGCGAGTGGCAGCTGGAGGCCGGGCCCGGAGGCACATTCCTGCGCCTGTCTCCACTCCCGCAGACGCCTGATGGCGCCATGCACACCTCCAGAGACAAAGTGACCGCAGCGCCCCTGTAGGCGTTATCGACTGGGCAGCAGCGGCGGACGCTGCTTTTCTCTCTGTCATGTATTTCAAGGAGTCCCTCACCCGTACGAGGTGCGGTGCCTACCGTCGTTCCCGCCCAGTTGGGCGCCTCCTCCCTCCCCGAGGAGGCAGCCATACAGGAGGAACTTCGTGAAGAGTCTGTTCAAAGGTGGGTGGGTGGCGGCCGCGTTGGTGGCGTCAGCATGTGGTGCACCCGAGACGGCGGGCTCGGGCGCAAGCAAGGGTCAGCCGGAGTCCCAGCGGCTTGCCTACTACGATGAGTTGGATCTGACGCCTCCGGTGACGGT is from Hyalangium minutum and encodes:
- a CDS encoding mannitol dehydrogenase family protein, whose protein sequence is MHTLDQAHLSSLPSTVIRSGYDRSKVRAGIAHIGVGGFHRAHEAIYTDRALARPGQEGWGICGINLLPQDAAMAAAMKKQNGLYTVSEMAPDGSHVSRVVECMVEYLYAPENPAAVLDKLSHPDIRIVSLTITEGGYLLDEHGAFNLKHPTVAHDLQHPSSPQGAFGYLVEALARRRKAGIKPFTVLSCDNLRHNGDQARRALVSFAKARDPELAAWIEREVAFPNGMVDRITPATDDAARKKLRELTQVDDSAPVICEDFIQWVLEDHFPNGRPAWDAVGVMFTQDVSPYEEAKIRLLNATHTMLSYPAFLSGLRRVDDALHDKLFFSYLRGFLDHDAGVWLKSLPGLEIPAYKDKLLERFGNRAVSDQLARLCSDGGSKIPGFLLPTVHAILDGGRPYHRVAFLLAAYDRYLQGKDEKGEAYPIHEPNARTQLEPVMKSTSPMTLLSLKEVVGSKLPAHPGFVELYLKLRKQLDEQGVVATLQSLDPARESPPIAQA
- a CDS encoding ABC transporter ATP-binding protein; the protein is MAQLEIKSLTKSFGETHVIKGVDLRVEDRDFCVFLGPSGCGKSTLLRLIAGLEEASSGEILMDGKPITDLPPAKRNLAMVFQSYALYPHMNIRENMSFSMKLAKADPQLINEKVERAARILGLEPYLDRKPSALSGGQRQRVAIGRAIVREPRIFLFDEPLSNLDAALRVQMRLELARLHQDLKATMIYVTHDQVEAMTLANKVVIFSAGNIEQAGSPQELYRRPANRFVAGFLGMPQMAFLEGTRTDGSLTLANGSRLALPQGLPTVAEGTRLTVGVRPEHLALGPAGQGTVEGRVDMIERLGSDAYAYLSVPQLGRLTVRCPGDVGPIEGTTASAELRPERLHVFDANGVAIHHPTFN
- a CDS encoding carbohydrate ABC transporter permease, whose translation is MPDLKKRRRTAETVRAIGAWLVALIIFFPIFWMVVTSFKTELGAFSMPPEFLFMPTLENYQEIMERNDYLHFAWNSLLTSGGATLVGMLVAVPAAYSFAFHPTRRTQGLLMWMLSTKMLPAVGVLVPIYLLARFTGLLDSRILLIVIFALANLPIMVWMIYTYFRDVPRDILEAARMDGATLFQEMSRVLLPVSRGGLASTALLSLILNWNEAFWSLNLTTTQAAPLSALVASFSSPEGLFWAKLSAISTLACAPIVILGWASQKQLVRGLTFGAVK
- a CDS encoding carbohydrate ABC transporter permease, whose amino-acid sequence is MSEAARESRRAGRLTASPAIFLLFVWMIVPLAMTVYFSTQNYLLLDPDTRGFAGLENYTYFLSSSSFLNSLLVTLMLVGSVLALTVGLGVLISVLVDTKFPGQGVVRMLLISPFFIMPTVSALIWKNLLMNPVSGLFAWMFQLVGLTPINWFSDWPLLSVIIIVTWEWLPFAILIFVTSLQSMDQEQKEAAQMDGATPLSIFRYLTLPHLARPIAVVVMVEAIFLLNIFAEIFTTTSGGPGDSTTNLPYLVFTQALLEFDVGTASAGGLVAVVLANVVAALLLRVFGKSLTQA
- a CDS encoding ABC transporter substrate-binding protein, whose product is MKKLLAVPTALMGLGMLLGSGSALAATTLTIGTVNNGDMVRMQALSKTYSEQHPDVELRWVVLDENTLRQRLTTDISTGGGQFDVVTIGAYEAPMWGRKSWLMPLEKFSPTYEVDDLMPNVRRQLTVDNKLYALPFYSEGSITFYRTDLFAAKGLKMPEEPTWTQIRGFAEKLHDPSKNVYGICLRGKAGWGENMALLTTMVNAFGGRWFDEKWEPQLTSPEWSQTVNFYVDLLSKFGPPGPSSNGFNENLTLFNAGKCAMWVDASVAGAFITDKTQSQVPDKVGFVKAPREVTPKGSSWLWTWALAVPSSSKQQQAAFDFIQWATSKEYSTLVAKKYGISAMPPGTRLSTYANAEYMKSTPFAKVTQEAIQTANPDSPTLKPVPYTGLQFVTIPEFQAIGTLVGKSLSGVLAGTSKADAELKSLNEQVQRTMKRAGYPKK
- a CDS encoding TfuA-like protein → MKRRPEDLVVFLGPSLPADEAHRLASCRVLPPARQGDVWRALALRPRAIALVDGLFEAQPSVWHHELLAAMDAGVAVFGGASMGALRAAELSAHGMVGVGQIFEWYRDGVLVDDSEVALLHVDAEFGYQPLTVPLVNVRHVAAQARAARVLKPKQAQALVTAAAGIFYQERSWPRLLEAVTPKWTAAARAGWEGWFSRGVEDLKRLDAQACIRAAAAFLGSGAPVHPPRGASRPSPSSLVRRRRLADDVSVISGQAVPSSQVLAALERAPDSVELAEAGLRRALLAGWARSMGLVPTEEEIQGAEAEWWRRHPIRPAAREAFLVACGLDGPGLRRLCEERALERLALSHAQRLLPDGPSWQEALASEARLQGRWVEEARTVAGSAIPRPVR
- a CDS encoding YcaO-like family protein, which gives rise to MPAPRHVATSQVFQARLAEALGVTRVARITGLDRTGVEVACAVRPGGHVLQVCNGKGLTFESAALGALFETAELWSAEHVPSGQLTWSTRAELEARDGDAWSANALGSAGRGVDPRLWADSVRCAWRQAEELHTGRPVWVPAQGVYCPPAAEGELGPISVAWTSNGSGAHPDARRALLHALLEATERDQLARTLPGGWTEEAVLRRMLSPSGLDRGAPQTAALARTLWERGFGVYLFDVTPPSRNTGAVGLPVAAAVLVDQQQGPVPLTAGYACALGRDDALLRALLEAAQSRLTDIHGAREDVAAADHSAARDFATVCASVRPKRQPQDMPDFSRDSASPERGVRRVLNQLRRAGFTRAAAVSLEAPLPGLHVQRVVVPGMGISELL
- a CDS encoding alpha/beta fold hydrolase, with translation MIYGVKEPERLGTARLPDGRGLGWAQWGPEDGVPVLFFSGAAMGRSLGFGADILGKQRVRLIAVDRPGLGASDPFPERTLNDWVADIRHLAQALALPGFRIVGFSQGAPFALACAAAGLPEAVAVVSGQDDLHEPTLSPLLHPNVVGLLGTVAADPKGFEASFARMATVDMMWNLITGTSSSVDRAVYTAPAFEAALRRALGEGFSQGSTGYARDLTLAFGRWPFELSRIQVPVDLWYGEHDTSTVHSPDHAALLSRRIPTARRHLLPDAGGSLLWTHAEEILQALLSAGRR